From a region of the Cygnus atratus isolate AKBS03 ecotype Queensland, Australia chromosome 3, CAtr_DNAZoo_HiC_assembly, whole genome shotgun sequence genome:
- the LOC118246251 gene encoding cytochrome c oxidase subunit 7A2, mitochondrial, with protein sequence MWRSLLSLRQISQRTISTASRRQLENRVPEKQKLFQEDNGLPVYLKGGAMDGLLYRVTMGLSVFGTGYVLYELMVASMPKKQK encoded by the exons ATGTGGCGGAGCCTGCTG agTCTTCGCCAGATTTCCCAGAGGACCATAAGCACTGCTTCACGCAGGCAGCTTGAAAACAGAGTTCCTGAGAAGCAGAAGCTTTTCCAG GAGGATAATGGCCTCCCAGTGTATCTTAAAGGTGGTGCAATGGATGGGCTGCTGTATAGAGTCACCATGGGTCTCTCAGTTTTTG gaACAGGGTATGTTCTTTATGAGCTGATGGTAGCTTCAATGCCCAAGAAGCAGAAATGA
- the TMEM30A gene encoding cell cycle control protein 50A, translating to MAVNYSAKEEADGHPAAGGGAPGGSGAPGAGGGGGGGGGGGAVKSRKPDNTAFKQQRLPAWQPILTAGTVLPAFFVIGLIFIPIGIGIFVTSNNIREYEIDYTGTDPSSPCNKCLNVSWDSTLPCTCTINFTLEHSFESNVFMYYGLSNFYQNHRRYVKSRDDSQLNGDNSSLLNPSKECEPYRTNEDKPIAPCGAIANSMFNDTLELYRIDNDTRTPITLIKKGIAWWTDKNVKFRNPTGDGNNLTALFQGTTKPVNWPKPVYMLDSELDNNGFINEDFIVWMRTAALPTFRKLYRLIERKNNLQPTLQAGKYSLEITYNYPVYSFDGRKRMILSTISWMGGKNPFLGIAYITVGSICFFLGVVLLIIHHKYGNRNTSADIPN from the exons ATGGCGGTGAACTACAGCGCCAAGGAGGAGGCGGACGGGCACCctgcggccggcggcggggcgccggggggcagcggggcgccGGGGGCAGgcggaggagggggaggaggaggcggcggcggggcggtgAAGAGCCGCAAGCCGGACAACACGGCGTTCAAGCAGCAGCGCCTGCCCGCTTGGCAGCCCATCCTGACGGCGGGCACCGTGCTGCCGGCCTTCTTCGTCATCGGGCTCATCTTCATCCCCATCGGCATCGGCATCTTCGTCACCTCCAACAACATCCGCGAGTACGAg attGATTATACAGGAACAGACCCTTCCAGTCCCTGcaacaaatgtttaaatgtttcctgGGATAGCACACTGCCTTGTACTTGCACCATCAATTTTACCCTGGAACATTCATTTGAG AGTAATGTGTTCATGTATTATGGACTCTCCAACTTCTACCAAAATCATCGTCGCTATGTGAAATCTCGAGATGACAGCCAACTAAATGGAGATAACAGTTCACTACTT AATCCAAGTAAGGAATGTGAGCCTTACCGCACGAATGAGGACAAACCCATTGCTCCCTGTGGGGCTATTGCCAACAGTATGTTCAATG ATACCTTGGAATTATACCGCATTGATAATGACACAAGGACTCCTATTACCTTAATTAAAAAAGGCATTGCATGGTGGacagataaaaatgtaaagttcAGGAATCCTACAGGAGATGGGAATAACTTAACTGCACTTTTCCAAG gCACCACGAAGCCTGTAAACTGGCCCAAGCCAGTGTATATGCTGGACTCAGAGCTTGACAACAATGGCTTTATCAATGAAGACTTTATTGTGTGGATGCGTACTGCTGCTCTGCCAACTTTTCGCAAGCTGTATCGTCTCATTGAAAGGAAGAATAACTTACAGCCTACCTTGCAGGCTGGAAAATACTCTTTGGAAATCACATACA ATTATCCTGTATACAGTTTTGATGGACGGAAAAGGATGATCCTAAGCACCATCTCATGGATGGGAGGCAAAAACCCCTTTCTGGGAATTGCGTACATCACTGTTGGGTCCATATGTTTCTTCTTAGGAGTTGTATTGCTGATCATCCATCACAAATACGGAAATAGAAACACTAGTGCAGACATTCCCAATTAA